In the Haloferula helveola genome, one interval contains:
- the hisG gene encoding ATP phosphoribosyltransferase has product MPENTEKSLKLALPKGSLQDPTLDLFEKAGYNIHVSSRGYRPASDDSELDIFLIRAQEIGQYIGQGFIDCGITGLDWATEAGRELVDLAELPYSRATVRPTRWVLVVPEDSPIQKAEDLEGKRIATEGVGITKRYLADKGINAEVEFSWGATEVKVPDLVDAIVDVTETGSSIRANKLRIVDTLLTSFPHFYASAEAAADPWKREKMERICMLLKAALDARDKVGLKMNLPEDKLSVLLETLPSLRRPTISQLADGGWVAVETVVGEEVVRDIIPALKQLGAEGIIEYPLNKLVL; this is encoded by the coding sequence ATGCCGGAGAACACTGAAAAGTCCCTGAAGCTGGCCCTGCCGAAAGGCAGCCTGCAGGACCCGACCCTCGATCTGTTCGAGAAGGCCGGATACAACATCCATGTCTCATCGCGCGGCTACCGGCCGGCGTCCGACGACAGCGAATTGGATATCTTCCTGATCCGCGCCCAGGAAATCGGCCAGTACATCGGGCAGGGATTCATCGACTGCGGGATCACCGGTCTCGACTGGGCGACCGAAGCCGGCCGCGAGCTGGTCGACCTCGCCGAGCTGCCCTACTCCCGCGCCACCGTGCGACCGACCCGCTGGGTGCTGGTCGTTCCGGAAGACTCGCCGATCCAGAAGGCCGAGGATCTCGAGGGCAAGCGGATCGCCACCGAGGGCGTCGGCATCACCAAGCGCTACCTCGCCGACAAGGGCATCAACGCCGAGGTCGAGTTCTCATGGGGCGCCACAGAGGTGAAAGTGCCGGATCTCGTCGATGCGATCGTCGACGTCACCGAAACCGGATCGTCCATCCGCGCCAACAAGCTGCGGATCGTCGACACCCTGCTGACTTCCTTCCCGCACTTCTACGCCAGCGCCGAGGCCGCTGCGGATCCGTGGAAGCGCGAGAAAATGGAGCGTATCTGCATGCTTCTGAAGGCCGCGCTCGATGCCCGCGACAAGGTGGGCTTGAAAATGAACCTTCCCGAGGACAAGCTGTCCGTCCTGCTCGAGACGCTGCCATCGCTGCGCCGTCCGACCATTTCCCAACTCGCCGACGGCGGCTGGGTGGCGGTCGAAACGGTGGTGGGCGAGGAAGTCGTCCGCGACATTATCCCGGCGCTCAAGCAGCTGGGAGCCGAGGGGATCATCGAGTATCCGCTCAACAAGCTCGTCCTCTGA
- a CDS encoding AURKAIP1/COX24 domain-containing protein: MGSLKKRRKTKISKHKRKKRMKQNRHKKRLRYKS; the protein is encoded by the coding sequence ATGGGCTCGCTCAAAAAGCGTCGTAAGACGAAGATCAGCAAGCACAAGCGCAAGAAGCGCATGAAGCAGAACCGCCACAAGAAGCGGCTCCGCTACAAGTCCTGA
- a CDS encoding DUF389 domain-containing protein, with protein sequence MPLLLVIRYPEEGPGLMAWGRRAAMALEEPMEVVVCDPEGPQEGIGWEEERGERPVFLDGLEQDERWGRVRMENAAGALAEASVQAKFMLIGKHNSGRGDNDSPERRLSRAVFDQARCAVGVLRLPEENRDWAGKVLVPCAGGPHSRAALRLAEKLAGQGATAFFVEPDVDEVSREVGERLLKKAIKRAGVDPDAVTCKVALGEKVSDEIRKEAEGGDYELLIIGASNTGTLRAKLFGTVPDRLLRGPGGLALAVVRAAPPKGHQLREALGRFMRLKVPQLERDERVALVDEVEGKARWTFDFAALMVLATSIAALGLLADSVAVVIGAMLVAPLMTPLIGGGLALVQGNWPLWRRSQWAVLMGFFAALGIGILAGFGARLLGFGLTGELAARGEPTLLDLGVAFISGVAASYCLARPSLSGALAGVAIAAALVPPIATVGICLSLGETETSRGAALLFGTNVVAIVLGAAGNFYLAGIRGQQAGGVWARRLFITLALACAGLAVPLTSVLVGKVTEPRLLEQRLQAVADNGGYRLLKLRRTREAGDRLVELELAGPAAAGDALVSRLRAAAEDEVGHPVRVRVRTLLEREEVGDSR encoded by the coding sequence TTCTCGACGGACTGGAACAAGATGAACGCTGGGGAAGGGTGCGCATGGAGAACGCTGCCGGAGCTCTCGCTGAGGCTTCGGTTCAGGCCAAGTTCATGCTCATCGGCAAACACAACTCGGGCCGTGGCGACAACGACTCTCCCGAGCGCCGGTTGTCGCGAGCGGTCTTCGATCAGGCCCGCTGTGCGGTCGGAGTACTACGGTTGCCGGAGGAAAACCGCGACTGGGCCGGGAAGGTGCTGGTGCCGTGCGCCGGCGGGCCTCACTCGCGGGCGGCGCTGCGGCTCGCCGAAAAGCTGGCAGGGCAGGGGGCCACCGCGTTCTTCGTCGAGCCGGACGTCGATGAGGTCTCGCGGGAAGTGGGGGAACGTCTCCTCAAGAAAGCGATCAAGCGCGCCGGGGTGGATCCCGACGCGGTGACCTGCAAGGTGGCCTTGGGAGAAAAGGTTTCGGACGAGATCCGCAAGGAAGCCGAGGGCGGCGACTACGAGCTTCTCATCATCGGCGCGAGCAATACCGGCACCCTGCGGGCCAAGCTTTTCGGCACGGTGCCCGACCGGTTGCTCCGGGGTCCGGGTGGGCTGGCGCTGGCGGTGGTCCGCGCGGCGCCGCCGAAGGGCCACCAATTGCGTGAGGCGCTGGGCCGCTTCATGCGGCTGAAGGTGCCGCAGCTCGAGCGCGACGAGCGCGTCGCGCTGGTCGACGAGGTCGAGGGCAAGGCCCGGTGGACCTTCGACTTCGCCGCGCTGATGGTGCTGGCGACTTCGATCGCGGCGCTCGGACTGCTGGCCGACTCGGTCGCGGTGGTGATCGGGGCGATGCTGGTTGCGCCCCTGATGACTCCGCTGATTGGCGGCGGGCTGGCCCTGGTTCAAGGCAACTGGCCGCTGTGGCGGCGCAGCCAATGGGCGGTGCTCATGGGATTCTTCGCCGCGCTTGGGATCGGCATCCTCGCCGGATTCGGCGCGCGGCTGCTCGGCTTCGGTCTCACCGGCGAACTCGCCGCCCGCGGCGAGCCGACCCTGCTCGACCTCGGCGTCGCCTTCATTTCCGGCGTGGCGGCGTCCTACTGCCTCGCCCGGCCGTCGCTCAGCGGTGCCTTGGCCGGGGTGGCGATCGCTGCGGCCCTGGTGCCGCCCATCGCGACCGTCGGCATCTGCCTTTCCCTGGGCGAAACCGAAACGTCACGCGGCGCGGCGCTGCTTTTCGGCACCAATGTGGTGGCCATCGTCCTCGGAGCCGCGGGCAACTTCTACCTCGCCGGGATCCGCGGCCAGCAGGCGGGCGGCGTCTGGGCACGTCGCCTGTTCATCACGCTCGCCCTCGCCTGTGCGGGGCTTGCGGTGCCCTTGACCTCCGTTTTGGTCGGAAAAGTCACCGAGCCGCGGCTGCTCGAGCAGCGGCTGCAGGCGGTCGCTGACAACGGCGGCTACCGGCTGCTGAAGCTGCGCCGCACCCGGGAAGCGGGCGACCGGTTGGTGGAGCTCGAGCTGGCCGGTCCGGCGGCTGCCGGCGACGCCTTGGTTTCCCGGCTCCGGGCCGCAGCGGAGGATGAGGTGGGCCATCCGGTGCGGGTCCGGGTGCGGACCTTGCTGGAACGCGAGGAAGTCGGGGATTCCCGCTGA